The Macadamia integrifolia cultivar HAES 741 unplaced genomic scaffold, SCU_Mint_v3 scaffold1332, whole genome shotgun sequence genome contains a region encoding:
- the LOC122063466 gene encoding probable metal-nicotianamine transporter YSL7 isoform X1, whose protein sequence is MKLNLTTGIIPSLNVSAGLLGFFFVKSWTKFLEKTGWLKVPFTRQENTVIQTCVVASSGISFSGGFGSYLFGMSEVVAQQTGFNNAQNVKNPQIGWMIGFLFVVSFIGLLSAVPLRKIMIIDFKLTYPSGTATAHLINSFHTPDGAKLAKKQVRTLGKFFTFSFLWGFFQWFYTSGNGCGFSSFPTFGLQAYNNSFYFDFSSTYVGVGMICPHIINVSVLLGSIISWGIMWPLIGAKAGNWYPAGLAPGSLNGLQGYKVFISIAMILGDGLYNFMKVLSRTIIGISQEIRDKRKAVIPVVDGDLPEKTFPSYDDEQRTKLFLKDQIPIWFALGGYVTIAIISTITVPKFFPSFIWYYILVIYIVAPILAFCNAYGCGLTDWSLASTYGKLAIFTIGAWAASSGGGVLAGLAACGVMMNIVSTASDLSQDFKSGYLTLASPRSMFISQVIGTAMGCVISPCVFWIFYKAFPDLGIAGSQYPAPYATVFRSMAMLGIEGFSALPSHCLELCFGFFVAAIIINAIKDIVGKMWAQYIPVPMAMAIPFYIGSYFTVDMCVGSLILFVWQKVNKAKADAFGPAVASGLICGDGIWTLPSSILALAKVTPPICMKFLSSADNIRVDNFLS, encoded by the exons GAGGTTTTGGGAGTTACCTCTTTGGAATGAGTGAAGTTGTGGCGCAGCAAACAGGTTTTAATAATGCTCAGAATGTTAAGAACCCACAAATTGGATGGATGATTGGCTTTCTTTTTGTCGTTAGTTTTATTGGGCTCTTATCGGCGGTGCCTCTTCGGAAG ATCATGATCATTGACTTCAAACTGACCTACCCAAGTGGCACTGCAACTGCTCACCTTATAAACAGCTTCCACACTCCTGATGGAGCCAAACTTGCCAA GAAACAAGTCAGGACATTGGGCAAGTTCTTCACCTTCAGCTTCTTGTGGGGTTTCTTTCAATGGTTCTACACTTCAGGAAATGGTTGTGGATTTTCAAGTTTCCCTACATTTGGTCTCCAAGCCTATAATAACTC GTTTTACTTCGATTTCTCTTCAACTTATGTTGGGGTTGGGATGATCTGTCCACACATCATAAATGTATCAGTGTTACTTGGATCAATTATCTCATGGGGTATTATGTGGCCTCTTATAGGTGCAAAAGCAGGTAATTGGTATCCTGCAGGCCTTGCACCTGGCAGTCTCAATGGCCTACAAGGTTACAAG GTTTTCATATCAATTGCCATGATCCTAGGAGATGGTCTATACAACTTCATGAAGGTGTTGAGCCGAACAATCATCGGCATATCTCAAGAAATTCGTGACAAAAGGAAGGCGGTTATCCCTGTTGTCGACGGCGACTTACCTGAAAAAACATTTCCCTCTTATGATGATGAACAACGAACCAAACTCTTCCTCAAAGACCAAATTCCAATTTGGTTTGCATTAGGAGGCTATGTTACTATTGCTATAATCTCCACTATTACTGTTCCAAAATTCTTCCCCTCTTTCATATGGTACTACATCTTGGTCATCTACATTGTTGCACCCATTCTAGCATTTTGTAATGCATATGGCTGTGGGCTCACTGATTGGTCCCTAGCCTCCACATATGGAAAGCTTGCCATCTTTACCATTGGTGCATGGGCTGCCTCATCAGGAGGAGGGGTTCTAGCAGGTCTTGCAGCTTGTGGTGTCATGATGAACATAGTCTCCACTGCATCTGACCTCTCACAAGACTTCAAAAGTGGGTACCTGACCTTGGCTTCACCAAGATCAATGTTTATAAGCCAAGTGATTGGGACTGCAATGGGTTGTGTTATCTCTCCATGTGTCTTTTGGATCTTCTACAAGGCTTTCCCTGATCTCGGAATAGCTGGGTCACAATACCCAGCCCCTTATGCAACCGTATTCCGTAGCATGGCTATGCTAGGTATTGAGGGGTTCTCAGCTCTGCCCAGCCATTGCCTTGAACTTTGCTTCGGCTTCTTTGTTGCTGCAATTATCATAAATGCAATCAAAGATATTGTAGGAAAGATGTGGGCTCAGTACATTCCAGTCCCAATGGCCATGGCAATACCATTTTACATAGGGTCTTACTTTACCGTTGACATGTGTGTTGGAAGCTTGATATTATTTGTGTGGCAGAAGGTAAACAAAGCCAAAGCAGATGCATTTGGGCCTGCAGTAGCTTCTGGTCTGATATGTGGTGATGGGATATGGACCTTGCCCAGTTCAATACTTGCTTTGGCTAAGGTTACTCCACCTATCTGCATGAAGTTTTTGTCAAGCGCGGATAATATCAGAGTAGATAATTTCTTAAGTTAA